A window of Methanothrix sp. genomic DNA:
TTATTTCGCGTCTCATCTAACTCCGGCGTAATAGTCCGGAATATGAAGCTGACCCAGGCGAAGGTTCGCTGTATTCTTCGCCAGAACCGCAAAGGTGTGGCCACGAAAGAGATTGCGAGGGACATGAAGGTGTCACAAAGGAGGGTTCAACAGATCATAAAGTCATACAGAGAGTCTGGACGGGAACCTTTACTGGGAGAGCATATTGGTCGTCCCTGCAAACCTTACGACGAGAATGAGGCAGGTATTGTAAGAGCAGCCCATGCAAGATATCGATTTGGTGCGCGGATGCTGGAACATGTGATCAGGAAGCAATATAAGGTCTGCATATCACATATAGTATTCCGCATAAGTTTATATAATATTGTAAATTACATAAAATTACCTGTGAAGTTAGATGTATCCATTAATTTTTAAGTAAATTTATATGAACTGATGCAGAAGACTATAATCTCGGGACTCTACAAGCGCAACCAAAAGCCATTTATAAGAAAACTTTAAAATTAAGTTTAGCCTATTTCAAAAAGGAGGCTTCCATGTCCAGCAGTACTCTGTATCTC
This region includes:
- a CDS encoding helix-turn-helix domain-containing protein, whose protein sequence is MKLTQAKVRCILRQNRKGVATKEIARDMKVSQRRVQQIIKSYRESGREPLLGEHIGRPCKPYDENEAGIVRAAHARYRFGARMLEHVIRKQYKVCISHIVFRISLYNIVNYIKLPVKLDVSINF